The Flavobacteriales bacterium genome has a window encoding:
- a CDS encoding cysteine desulfurase, whose amino-acid sequence MLNVSKIRQQFPILHQEVNGYPLVYLDNGATTQKPKVVIDAIQRYYEMQNSNIHRGVHYLSQLATDEYEASRETVRKHLNADHLHEIIFTKGNTEAINLVANGFRALLASTDEVLVSAMEHHSNIVPWQMACESSGASLKVIPMNSKGELDMKAYESLLSNNTKVVAVNHISNALGTINPVKEIIQLAHQASAAVLVDGAQSGPHSHIDVKDLDADFYCISGHKIYGPTGIGALYGKEEWLNKLPPYQGGGEMIATVSFKETTYATLPHKFEAGTPNIAGGIALKTAIDWLNDIGLDNVMAYENELLEYATQELAKIEGMRFIGTASNKAAVISFLVGDIHPYDMGMILDKLGIAVRTGHHCAQPVMDEFCIPGTIRASFAVYNTKEEVDRLVEGVKKAQQMLS is encoded by the coding sequence ATGCTAAATGTTTCCAAAATACGCCAACAATTTCCAATACTTCACCAAGAAGTAAACGGATATCCTCTTGTGTATTTAGACAATGGAGCAACTACACAAAAACCCAAAGTGGTTATTGATGCCATTCAGCGGTATTACGAAATGCAAAACTCAAACATACACAGAGGCGTTCATTACCTCAGCCAATTGGCAACTGATGAGTATGAAGCATCGAGAGAAACCGTTAGAAAACATTTAAATGCCGACCACCTTCACGAAATAATTTTCACAAAAGGAAATACAGAAGCCATTAATTTAGTAGCAAACGGCTTTCGAGCTCTACTAGCTTCAACAGATGAGGTTTTGGTCTCAGCTATGGAACACCACTCCAATATCGTTCCATGGCAAATGGCATGTGAAAGCTCTGGAGCAAGCCTTAAAGTGATTCCTATGAACAGTAAAGGCGAACTGGATATGAAAGCTTACGAAAGCTTGCTTTCAAATAACACTAAAGTTGTCGCTGTAAACCATATTTCTAACGCTTTAGGCACTATAAATCCTGTAAAAGAAATCATACAATTGGCACACCAAGCTAGTGCAGCAGTACTTGTTGACGGCGCTCAGTCAGGCCCCCATTCACACATTGACGTAAAGGATTTAGACGCTGATTTCTATTGTATTTCAGGGCACAAAATATACGGACCAACAGGAATAGGAGCCTTATACGGAAAAGAGGAATGGCTCAATAAACTACCTCCTTATCAAGGTGGTGGCGAAATGATTGCCACTGTAAGTTTTAAAGAAACGACCTACGCTACACTCCCTCATAAGTTTGAAGCCGGAACACCCAATATTGCTGGTGGAATAGCCCTTAAGACAGCTATTGATTGGCTCAACGACATTGGTCTTGATAATGTAATGGCTTATGAAAACGAACTACTAGAATATGCCACACAAGAATTAGCTAAAATTGAGGGTATGCGATTTATAGGTACAGCCTCTAACAAAGCGGCAGTAATATCCTTTTTAGTGGGCGACATTCACCCCTACGATATGGGAATGATATTAGACAAATTAGGCATAGCTGTACGAACTGGACACCATTGTGCTCAGCCTGTAATGGATGAGTTTTGCATCCCTGGTACTATTCGTGCATCATTTGCCGTTTACAACACAAAAGAAGAGGTTGACAGATTGGTAGAAGGCGTTAAAAAAGCACAACAAATGCTTTCATAA
- the sufD gene encoding Fe-S cluster assembly protein SufD translates to MNLKDKLIQAFQETESTLSFQKERKDSMRRLEEFGFPTVKDEEWKYTNLLPIIKNEYALSADESIISKDILNKYILTQTETNVIAFVNGQFSQELSNVDTDKITLCPLSVAEKTHSTVVENHWGKALPEHPDSLVSLNTALSKEGVFIHVPKNTVAERPIQIVYFTTNISSDLFLQTRNLVVVEENAQIQITERHQNIDQKEVFTNSVTEIFAQDNSLIDFYKIQNDKRNCSLIDNTWVKQGKNCICTVDTFSFGGKFIRNNLSFLLQGQHSESNMRGITLIGENQLVDHHTLVDHAVPNCQSNEMYKGIFDDNSKGIFNGKVMVRPDSQKTNAFQSNNNLLLTDSASIDTKPQLEIYADDVACSHGCTVGQLDDDALFYLRSRGIPFKEAQAMLMYAFANDVLNNVKIPELKQKLNRIIAEKLGVQIDIEV, encoded by the coding sequence GTGAATTTAAAAGATAAACTCATACAAGCATTTCAGGAAACTGAAAGCACCCTTTCCTTTCAAAAAGAAAGAAAAGACAGCATGCGTAGACTTGAAGAATTTGGCTTTCCAACCGTGAAGGACGAAGAATGGAAATACACCAATTTATTGCCAATCATCAAAAACGAATACGCTCTTTCAGCAGATGAAAGTATCATATCAAAAGATATACTCAACAAATATATTTTAACACAAACAGAAACAAACGTAATTGCATTTGTAAACGGTCAATTTAGTCAAGAGCTTTCCAATGTCGACACTGATAAAATTACACTTTGCCCACTATCTGTTGCAGAAAAAACGCACTCAACAGTAGTTGAAAACCATTGGGGGAAAGCACTTCCTGAGCACCCAGACAGTTTAGTTTCTTTAAACACAGCTCTTTCAAAAGAGGGTGTCTTTATACATGTTCCAAAAAATACTGTAGCAGAAAGACCTATTCAAATCGTTTACTTCACAACAAACATCTCAAGCGACTTGTTTTTACAAACGCGCAACCTGGTTGTTGTAGAAGAAAATGCTCAGATACAAATTACAGAAAGACACCAAAACATAGACCAAAAAGAGGTCTTCACAAATTCGGTGACAGAAATCTTTGCTCAAGACAATTCGCTTATCGATTTTTATAAAATACAAAACGACAAACGCAACTGTTCTCTCATAGATAATACTTGGGTAAAGCAAGGCAAAAACTGTATTTGTACAGTTGATACCTTCAGCTTTGGGGGCAAATTTATTCGAAACAACCTCAGTTTTTTACTACAAGGTCAACATTCAGAAAGTAATATGAGGGGCATCACTCTAATTGGGGAGAACCAATTAGTTGACCACCATACTCTAGTTGATCATGCAGTCCCTAACTGCCAAAGCAATGAGATGTATAAAGGAATATTTGACGATAATTCTAAAGGTATTTTCAATGGTAAGGTTATGGTTAGACCTGATTCGCAAAAAACCAATGCATTTCAGTCCAACAACAATTTACTCCTCACCGATTCAGCATCCATTGACACCAAGCCACAGCTCGAAATATATGCCGACGATGTAGCCTGTAGCCACGGCTGTACCGTAGGTCAGCTCGACGATGATGCTCTGTTTTATCTGCGTTCGCGAGGCATTCCATTCAAAGAAGCTCAAGCAATGCTAATGTATGCTTTTGCCAATGACGTTCTGAATAATGTTAAAATTCCTGAGCTTAAACAAAAGCTAAACCGAATTATTGCTGAAAAATTAGGAGTTCAAATTGATATTGAAGTCTAA
- the sufC gene encoding Fe-S cluster assembly ATPase SufC has product MLKINNLKASIEGNKILTGINLNVNPGEVHAIMGPNGSGKSTLSSVIAGREEYEIEDGTIDFDGESIMDLSPEERAHKGIFLSFQYPIEIPGVSVSNFLKTSLNESRKAQGLEPLPAGDLLKMMREKMELLEIKKGFLSRSLNQGFSGGEKKRNEIFQMAMLEPKLAILDETDSGLDIDALRIVANGVNKLKSKENATVLITHYQRLLDYIVPDFVHVLYNGRIVKSGTKELALELEEKGYDWIIKEAEQL; this is encoded by the coding sequence ATGTTAAAAATAAACAATTTAAAAGCCTCAATAGAAGGCAATAAAATACTAACCGGCATTAACCTTAACGTAAATCCAGGCGAAGTACATGCTATCATGGGTCCAAACGGCTCAGGAAAAAGCACATTGTCATCGGTTATTGCTGGACGTGAAGAATACGAAATTGAAGACGGAACTATCGACTTTGACGGAGAAAGCATCATGGACTTATCCCCTGAAGAAAGGGCTCACAAAGGAATCTTTCTATCTTTTCAATATCCCATTGAAATTCCTGGAGTATCCGTATCAAACTTTCTTAAAACATCCCTTAACGAAAGTAGAAAAGCGCAAGGACTTGAGCCTTTGCCTGCTGGTGATTTGCTAAAGATGATGCGTGAAAAAATGGAACTTCTTGAAATTAAAAAAGGATTCCTAAGCCGTTCTTTAAATCAAGGGTTTTCTGGAGGCGAAAAAAAGAGAAATGAAATCTTTCAGATGGCAATGCTAGAGCCAAAGCTCGCTATACTAGACGAAACCGATTCAGGACTTGATATCGACGCTTTACGTATCGTTGCTAATGGTGTAAACAAGCTTAAATCTAAAGAAAATGCAACCGTTTTAATTACCCATTACCAGCGTTTGTTAGACTATATCGTTCCTGACTTTGTACACGTACTTTACAACGGGCGAATAGTAAAATCAGGAACCAAAGAGTTAGCACTTGAACTAGAAGAAAAAGGCTACGATTGGATTATAAAAGAAGCTGAGCAACTGTGA
- the sufB gene encoding Fe-S cluster assembly protein SufB — MSEEEKILEEVTGADYKYGFTTDIESDTIPKGLNEDVIRLISSKKEEPEWLLNYRLKAFETWKKMEEPNWANIKYVKPNYQDIIYYAAPKQKKKLNSLDELDPEMKKTFDKLGISIDEQKKLAGVAVDFVMDSVSVATSFKDKLGELGIIFCSISEAVKEHPELVKKYIGTVVPISDNFFSALNSAVFTDGSFCYIPKGVKCPMELSTYFRINQAGTGQFERTLLIADEGSYVSYLEGCTAPMRDENQLHAAVVELIAMDDAEIKYSTVQNWYPGDANGVGGVFNFVTKRGICYNRSKISWTQVETGSAVTWKYPSCILKGDNSIGEFYSVAVTNNYQQADTGTKMVHLGKNSKSTIISKGICAGKSEGSYRGLVKIQKSAENARNFSQCDSLLMGDKCGSHTFPYIEVKNKSAKIEHEATTSKIGEDQIFYCNQRGIGTEEAIALIVNGYCKDVLNQLPMEFAVEAQKLLAISLEGSVG, encoded by the coding sequence TTGTCAGAAGAAGAAAAAATATTAGAAGAGGTAACAGGTGCGGACTATAAATATGGTTTCACAACAGATATTGAAAGTGACACTATACCAAAAGGACTTAACGAGGATGTCATTAGGCTAATTTCTAGCAAAAAAGAAGAGCCAGAATGGTTGCTTAACTACAGGCTCAAAGCGTTCGAAACGTGGAAAAAAATGGAAGAGCCTAATTGGGCAAACATCAAATACGTTAAGCCAAACTATCAGGACATAATCTATTATGCAGCTCCAAAGCAAAAGAAGAAATTGAATAGCCTTGATGAGCTAGACCCTGAGATGAAAAAGACCTTTGACAAGCTCGGAATTTCAATTGACGAACAAAAGAAGTTAGCTGGTGTAGCAGTTGATTTTGTAATGGATAGTGTATCTGTAGCTACTAGTTTCAAAGACAAACTCGGTGAGCTAGGTATTATATTTTGCTCCATAAGTGAGGCAGTAAAAGAACATCCAGAACTAGTAAAAAAATACATTGGAACTGTTGTTCCTATATCTGATAATTTTTTCTCTGCACTAAACTCAGCGGTATTCACTGATGGCTCTTTCTGCTACATTCCAAAAGGCGTAAAATGCCCTATGGAGCTTTCCACCTATTTCAGAATAAACCAAGCAGGAACAGGACAATTCGAAAGAACCCTACTCATAGCCGATGAAGGAAGCTACGTGAGTTATCTAGAAGGTTGTACAGCGCCAATGAGAGATGAAAATCAACTTCATGCTGCAGTAGTAGAATTAATTGCAATGGACGATGCTGAAATAAAATATTCTACAGTTCAAAACTGGTACCCAGGTGACGCTAACGGCGTTGGTGGTGTATTCAACTTTGTAACCAAAAGAGGCATTTGCTACAATAGGTCTAAAATTTCATGGACTCAAGTAGAAACAGGTTCTGCAGTAACGTGGAAATACCCCTCTTGCATTTTAAAAGGAGACAACTCCATAGGTGAATTTTATTCCGTTGCAGTCACCAACAACTACCAACAGGCAGATACGGGAACTAAAATGGTACACCTCGGTAAAAACTCCAAGAGTACAATCATTTCAAAAGGAATCTGTGCTGGAAAAAGTGAAGGAAGTTATAGAGGTCTCGTAAAGATTCAAAAGAGTGCAGAAAACGCTAGGAATTTCTCTCAATGCGACTCTTTACTCATGGGTGACAAATGCGGCTCACATACCTTTCCTTACATTGAAGTTAAAAATAAATCTGCCAAAATTGAGCACGAGGCAACCACCTCAAAAATTGGAGAAGACCAAATTTTTTATTGCAACCAAAGAGGTATAGGAACAGAAGAAGCCATTGCGCTGATTGTAAACGGCTATTGCAAAGACGTTCTGAATCAATTACCAATGGAATTTGCAGTAGAAGCACAAAAACTATTGGCCATCAGCTTAGAAGGAAGCGTTGGATAA
- a CDS encoding iron-sulfur cluster assembly accessory protein, with protein sequence MIQVTQEAKTKLISLMKEEGHDEASAFVRVGVNSGGCSGLSYDLGFDDKENEDDKSFEDNGVKIVVNKKSYLYLIGTVLEYSGGLNGKGFVFNNPNASRTCGCGESFSV encoded by the coding sequence ATGATTCAAGTAACACAAGAAGCAAAAACCAAATTAATATCCTTGATGAAGGAAGAAGGGCACGATGAGGCCTCAGCTTTTGTCAGAGTAGGCGTCAATAGTGGTGGCTGCTCAGGTTTGTCCTACGACTTAGGTTTTGATGATAAGGAAAATGAAGACGATAAGTCTTTTGAAGACAATGGCGTTAAAATCGTAGTTAATAAAAAAAGTTATTTGTACCTTATTGGTACCGTCTTAGAATATTCGGGTGGTTTGAATGGTAAAGGATTTGTTTTTAACAACCCTAATGCCTCCAGAACCTGTGGTTGCGGAGAGAGTTTTTCAGTTTAA
- the thiL gene encoding thiamine-phosphate kinase, translating into MSLLEDKTPKRTPISELGEFGLIEHLTKSISIQNDSTVKGIGDDCAVIDSGNSFTLVTTDMLVEGVHFDLSYTPLKHLGYKSVVVNLSDIYAMNGDAKHITVSIALSNRFPLEAVEELYEGIHLACKNYNVDLVGGDTTSSTSGLCISITAIGEVSKENVVYRSGAKEHDLIVVSGDLGSAYLGLQILNREKQVFEANPSMQPDLQNKDYVLQRQLKPEARKDVIELLKSQAIVPTSMIDISDGLSSELLHLCKNSSSGCAIYEDKLPIDFSAITTAEELNLNAATCALSGGEDYELLFTISQEHYEKIKNDPDLTVIGHITDQSSGTVFVSKNDNHQPLIAQGWNSIS; encoded by the coding sequence ATGAGTTTATTAGAAGATAAGACACCTAAAAGAACACCTATTTCTGAGCTTGGAGAATTCGGTTTAATTGAACATTTAACCAAGAGTATTAGTATTCAAAACGACTCCACTGTCAAAGGGATTGGTGATGATTGTGCTGTAATCGATAGTGGTAATTCATTCACTTTGGTTACAACAGATATGCTTGTAGAAGGGGTTCATTTTGACTTAAGCTACACTCCGTTGAAGCATTTAGGCTACAAATCGGTTGTTGTAAATCTATCGGACATCTACGCTATGAATGGCGATGCTAAGCATATTACGGTGAGTATCGCATTATCAAATAGATTTCCTCTTGAGGCTGTTGAAGAGTTGTATGAGGGAATCCACTTGGCGTGTAAAAATTATAACGTTGACCTTGTTGGAGGTGACACAACTTCTTCTACCTCTGGATTATGTATTAGTATAACTGCTATTGGCGAAGTGTCAAAAGAGAATGTAGTGTACAGAAGCGGCGCTAAAGAGCATGATTTGATTGTGGTTTCTGGTGACTTAGGCTCTGCTTATCTGGGTTTACAGATTTTGAATAGAGAAAAACAAGTTTTTGAGGCAAATCCAAGTATGCAGCCAGACTTGCAAAATAAAGATTATGTTCTACAAAGACAGCTCAAGCCTGAGGCAAGAAAAGATGTTATCGAGCTGTTAAAAAGTCAAGCTATTGTACCCACATCCATGATTGATATTTCTGATGGCTTATCGTCCGAACTTTTGCATTTGTGCAAGAACTCTTCCTCAGGATGTGCTATTTATGAAGACAAATTACCAATAGATTTTTCTGCTATTACTACCGCCGAAGAGCTTAATCTTAATGCAGCTACTTGTGCATTAAGTGGTGGTGAGGATTACGAGTTGTTGTTTACTATAAGTCAAGAGCATTATGAAAAAATTAAGAACGACCCTGACTTAACAGTAATTGGACACATCACCGACCAAAGTAGTGGAACAGTATTTGTATCTAAAAACGATAATCACCAGCCCTTAATAGCTCAAGGGTGGAACTCAATCAGCTAG